One Pseudomonas muyukensis DNA segment encodes these proteins:
- the hflX gene encoding ribosome rescue GTPase HflX, with protein MFFERHGGGERALLVHLEGQNPEAREDPQEFQELALSAGADIVSLVTVARHQPTAKFLIGSGKVEELRDLVHSAEADLVIFNHTLTPSQERNLERVFECRVLDRTGLILDIFAQRARTHEGKLQVELAQLEHMSTRLVRGWTHLERQKGGIGLRGPGETQLETDRRLLRVRLRQIKARLEKVRSQREQARRGRKRADIPSVSLVGYTNAGKSTLFNALTQSEVYAADQLFATLDPTLRRLELADLGPIVLADTVGFIRHLPHKLVEAFRATLEESSNSDLLLHVIDAHEPERMEQIEQVLAVLGEIGAESLPILEVYNKLDLLEDVEPQIQRDADGKPQRVWVSARDGRGLELVGQAVAELLGDDLYVGTLRLEQRFARLRAQFFALGAVQSEEHDEEGRSLLSVRLPRVELNRLVSREGMEPQVFVEQHTLQ; from the coding sequence TTGTTCTTTGAGCGCCACGGTGGTGGTGAGCGAGCGCTGCTCGTTCACTTGGAAGGTCAGAACCCTGAGGCGCGCGAAGACCCGCAGGAGTTTCAGGAGCTGGCGCTGTCGGCCGGAGCCGATATCGTCTCGCTGGTAACAGTGGCGCGGCATCAGCCCACCGCCAAGTTTCTGATCGGCAGCGGCAAGGTCGAGGAGCTACGCGACCTGGTCCATTCGGCCGAAGCCGACCTGGTGATTTTCAATCACACCCTCACGCCCAGCCAGGAACGCAACCTCGAACGTGTCTTCGAGTGTCGCGTGCTGGACCGTACCGGGCTGATTCTCGATATCTTCGCCCAACGGGCGCGTACTCACGAAGGCAAGCTGCAGGTCGAACTGGCCCAGCTCGAGCACATGAGCACGCGGCTGGTGCGCGGCTGGACCCACCTTGAGCGGCAGAAGGGTGGTATCGGCTTGCGCGGCCCGGGCGAGACCCAGCTGGAAACCGACCGCCGACTGCTGCGGGTGCGCCTGCGCCAGATCAAGGCACGCCTGGAGAAGGTGCGCAGCCAGCGCGAGCAGGCCCGTCGCGGGCGCAAGCGCGCGGACATCCCGTCGGTGTCGCTGGTGGGCTACACCAACGCCGGCAAGTCGACCCTGTTCAACGCCCTTACCCAGTCCGAGGTGTATGCCGCCGACCAGCTGTTCGCCACCCTCGACCCGACCCTGCGCCGGCTCGAGCTGGCCGACCTGGGGCCGATCGTGCTGGCCGACACCGTGGGCTTCATTCGCCACCTGCCGCACAAGCTGGTCGAGGCATTTCGGGCTACGCTCGAAGAGTCGAGCAACTCCGACCTGCTGCTGCACGTGATCGACGCCCATGAGCCCGAGCGCATGGAGCAGATCGAGCAGGTACTGGCGGTGCTGGGCGAGATCGGCGCCGAGAGCTTGCCGATCCTCGAGGTGTATAACAAACTCGACCTGCTCGAGGATGTCGAGCCGCAGATCCAGCGCGATGCCGATGGCAAGCCGCAACGGGTCTGGGTATCGGCACGCGACGGACGCGGCCTGGAGCTGGTGGGCCAGGCGGTGGCCGAGTTGCTGGGGGACGACCTGTATGTCGGCACCCTGCGCCTGGAGCAGCGATTTGCCCGCTTGCGCGCGCAATTCTTTGCCCTGGGTGCCGTGCAGAGTGAAGAGCATGATGAAGAAGGGCGCAGCCTGCTGAGCGTGCGACTGCCCAGGGTCGAGCTGAATCGCCTGGTCAGCCGCGAAGGCATGGAGCCGCAAGTGTTTGTCGAGCAACACACTTTGCAATAA
- a CDS encoding N-acetylmuramoyl-L-alanine amidase codes for MRIRALVAVVGLLLTAVTVDALAVTQVKSMRLWRAPDNTRLVFDLSGPVQHSVFTLTAPDRLVIDINGATLGAPLNVSTSNTPITSVRSAQRTPTDLRVVVDLKKAVSPKSFTLAPNAQYGNRLVVDLYDQEADAIAASNPTPPPAPQTPATTPAVPVTPAQPAIKLPPAPAGKRDIVVAIDAGHGGEDPGASGSRGQHEKDIVLQIAKELQRQINTEKGYRAELTRTGDYFIPLRKRTEIARKKGADLFVSIHADAAPSKAAFGASVFALSDRGATSETARWLADTENRSDLIGGAGNVSLDDKDRMLAGVLLDLSMTATLSSSLNVGQKVLGNMGRVTPLHKQRVEQAGFMVLKSPDIPSILVETGFISNANEAAKLATRGHQQALARSIHTGVRQFFQQNPPPGTYIAWLRDSGKIAQGPREHSVRPGETLAMIAVRYQVSVAALRSSNNLKSDELKVGQHLDIPTTALASQQ; via the coding sequence ATGCGCATACGCGCACTGGTCGCTGTCGTTGGGCTGCTGCTGACCGCGGTGACCGTTGACGCTCTGGCCGTCACTCAAGTCAAGAGCATGCGCCTGTGGCGCGCTCCGGACAACACGCGGCTGGTCTTCGACCTGTCCGGGCCTGTGCAGCACAGCGTCTTCACCCTGACCGCACCCGATCGCCTGGTGATCGACATCAACGGCGCCACCCTCGGTGCGCCGCTGAACGTCTCCACTTCGAACACGCCGATCACCAGCGTGCGCTCGGCGCAGCGCACGCCCACCGACCTGCGGGTGGTGGTCGACCTGAAAAAGGCCGTGTCGCCGAAGAGCTTCACCCTGGCGCCGAACGCCCAGTACGGCAACCGCCTGGTGGTCGACCTGTACGACCAGGAAGCCGACGCCATTGCCGCCAGCAACCCGACCCCGCCACCGGCGCCACAAACGCCGGCGACCACCCCGGCCGTGCCGGTGACCCCGGCGCAGCCGGCGATCAAGCTGCCGCCGGCACCGGCCGGCAAGCGCGATATCGTGGTGGCCATCGACGCCGGTCACGGCGGCGAGGACCCGGGCGCGTCAGGCTCGCGCGGCCAGCATGAAAAAGACATCGTGCTGCAGATCGCCAAGGAGCTGCAGCGCCAGATCAACACCGAGAAGGGTTACCGCGCCGAGCTGACCCGCACCGGCGACTACTTCATCCCGCTGCGCAAACGCACCGAGATCGCCCGCAAGAAGGGCGCCGACCTGTTCGTCTCGATCCACGCCGACGCCGCGCCGTCCAAGGCCGCCTTCGGCGCCTCGGTGTTCGCCCTGTCCGACCGTGGCGCCACCTCCGAGACCGCGCGCTGGTTGGCCGACACGGAAAACCGCTCCGACCTGATCGGCGGTGCCGGCAACGTCAGCCTCGACGACAAGGACCGCATGCTTGCTGGCGTGCTGCTCGACCTGTCGATGACCGCCACCTTGAGCTCCAGCCTCAACGTCGGGCAGAAGGTGCTGGGCAACATGGGCCGGGTCACGCCGCTGCACAAGCAGCGCGTGGAACAAGCCGGGTTCATGGTGCTGAAGTCGCCGGACATCCCGTCGATCCTGGTCGAAACCGGGTTCATCTCCAATGCCAACGAGGCCGCCAAGCTGGCCACCCGTGGCCACCAGCAAGCCCTGGCTCGCTCGATCCACACCGGGGTTCGGCAGTTCTTCCAGCAGAACCCGCCGCCAGGCACCTACATCGCCTGGCTGCGTGACAGCGGCAAGATCGCCCAGGGCCCGCGCGAGCACAGCGTGCGCCCCGGTGAGACGCTGGCGATGATCGCCGTGCGCTATCAGGTGAGCGTCGCCGCCCTGCGCAGCAGCAACAACCTCAAGAGCGACGAGCTGAAAGTCGGCCAGCACCTCGATATCCCCACCACCGCCCTGGCGTCGCAGCAATGA
- a CDS encoding NAD(P)H-hydrate dehydratase, which translates to MPQTKHPQNAPHILSSLTLPGLAARPANAHKGDFGHVLVVGGDLGTGGAVMLSAEAALRCGAGLVSVATRPEHVAAGLTRLPETMWLGASSANQLMAALERATVLVVGPGLGQAAWGRSLLSAVANAQQPQVWDADALNLLARTPLALPSASILTPHPGEAARLLGISTEAVQADRAGAARKLARRYASVCVLKGAGTLVADPAGQLALCERGHPAMAGAGLGDVLTGVLAALLAQGLQAWQAACLGVWLHACAGERLGVKGRGLAASDLVPVIRALLEEHSACQV; encoded by the coding sequence ATGCCTCAGACCAAACACCCACAGAATGCCCCGCACATCCTCAGTAGCCTCACGCTGCCGGGCCTGGCGGCGCGCCCGGCGAACGCCCACAAGGGCGACTTCGGCCATGTGCTGGTGGTCGGTGGTGACCTCGGCACGGGCGGCGCGGTGATGCTCAGCGCTGAGGCGGCGCTGCGTTGCGGTGCCGGGCTGGTCAGCGTGGCAACCCGCCCCGAGCACGTGGCCGCCGGCCTTACCCGCCTGCCCGAGACCATGTGGCTGGGCGCAAGCTCGGCCAACCAGCTGATGGCCGCGCTCGAGCGCGCCACGGTGCTGGTGGTCGGCCCCGGGCTTGGCCAGGCAGCCTGGGGCCGCAGCCTGCTGTCGGCGGTGGCCAACGCGCAGCAACCGCAGGTGTGGGACGCCGATGCGCTCAACCTGCTGGCGCGCACGCCGTTGGCGTTGCCCAGTGCCAGCATCCTCACCCCGCACCCCGGGGAGGCGGCGCGGCTGCTGGGCATCTCCACCGAGGCGGTGCAGGCTGACCGGGCAGGGGCCGCGCGCAAGCTGGCGCGCCGCTATGCCAGCGTGTGCGTGCTCAAGGGCGCCGGCACCCTGGTGGCCGACCCCGCAGGCCAGCTGGCGCTGTGCGAGCGGGGGCACCCGGCCATGGCCGGTGCCGGGCTCGGCGATGTGCTGACCGGGGTGTTGGCCGCGCTGCTGGCGCAAGGGCTGCAAGCCTGGCAGGCGGCGTGCCTGGGCGTATGGCTGCATGCCTGCGCCGGCGAGCGCCTGGGCGTTAAAGGTAGAGGGCTGGCAGCCAGTGATCTGGTGCCGGTCATTAGAGCGTTATTGGAGGAGCATTCAGCGTGTCAGGTGTAA
- the tsaE gene encoding tRNA (adenosine(37)-N6)-threonylcarbamoyltransferase complex ATPase subunit type 1 TsaE, with translation MSGVTLFLADEPATVAFGAKLAKVTGGHGVIFLEGDLGAGKTTLSRGLIRGLGHQGPVKSPTFTVVEPYEIGDIRAFHFDLYRLVDPEELEYLGIRDYFEGDALCLFEWPDKGAGVLPKPDLTITISPQAGGRSLNLSPQGARGESWCAVLAEEFKQ, from the coding sequence GTGTCAGGTGTAACCCTGTTTCTGGCCGACGAGCCAGCCACCGTCGCCTTTGGCGCGAAGCTGGCCAAAGTGACCGGCGGTCATGGCGTGATTTTTCTCGAAGGCGACCTGGGCGCCGGCAAGACCACATTGTCACGTGGCCTGATTCGTGGCCTGGGCCACCAGGGGCCGGTGAAAAGCCCGACCTTTACCGTGGTCGAACCCTACGAAATCGGCGATATCCGTGCCTTCCACTTCGACCTGTATCGCCTGGTCGACCCGGAGGAGCTCGAGTACCTGGGCATCCGCGACTATTTCGAGGGCGATGCGCTGTGCCTGTTCGAGTGGCCCGATAAAGGCGCAGGCGTTTTGCCAAAGCCCGACCTGACCATTACCATAAGCCCGCAAGCGGGCGGACGTTCGCTTAACCTGTCGCCGCAGGGGGCACGCGGCGAATCCTGGTGTGCCGTTCTGGCCGAAGAATTCAAACAGTAA
- the miaA gene encoding tRNA (adenosine(37)-N6)-dimethylallyltransferase MiaA → MSAKPPAIFLMGPTAAGKTDLAIELTKVLPCELISVDSALVYRGMDIGTAKPSKAVLAAHPHRLIDILDPAESYSAKRFCTDALEAMAEITARGKIPLLVGGTMLYYKALVEGLADMPAADPAVRAELEAQASTLGLAELHRQLAEVDPESAARIHPNDPQRLIRALEVYRVSGESMTAHRQRQFAESRGADAGADGHLPYTVASLAIAPTDRHILHERIALRFSQMLEQGFIDEVRTLRGRSDLHAELPSIRAVGYRQVWDYLDGKLSENEMRERGIIATRQLAKRQFTWLRGWHDVHWLDSLACDNLSRTLKYLGTVSILS, encoded by the coding sequence ATGAGCGCGAAACCCCCGGCGATTTTCCTCATGGGCCCGACCGCGGCCGGCAAGACCGACCTGGCCATCGAGCTGACCAAGGTGCTGCCTTGCGAGCTGATCAGCGTCGACTCGGCCCTGGTCTACCGCGGCATGGACATCGGTACCGCGAAACCCTCCAAGGCGGTGCTGGCCGCCCACCCGCACCGGCTGATCGACATCCTCGACCCGGCCGAAAGCTATTCGGCCAAGCGCTTCTGCACCGATGCCCTCGAGGCCATGGCCGAGATCACCGCGCGCGGCAAGATCCCGCTGCTGGTCGGCGGCACCATGCTTTATTACAAGGCGCTGGTCGAGGGCCTGGCCGACATGCCGGCCGCCGACCCTGCGGTGCGCGCCGAGCTCGAGGCCCAGGCCAGTACCCTGGGCCTGGCCGAGCTGCACCGCCAGCTGGCCGAAGTGGACCCGGAATCGGCCGCGCGTATCCATCCGAATGACCCGCAGCGGCTGATTCGCGCGCTTGAGGTGTACCGTGTCAGCGGCGAAAGCATGACCGCCCACCGGCAGCGTCAATTCGCGGAAAGTCGCGGCGCAGACGCAGGCGCGGACGGGCATTTGCCCTATACTGTCGCCAGCCTGGCGATAGCGCCTACAGATCGTCACATTTTGCATGAGCGAATTGCGTTACGATTTTCGCAGATGCTGGAACAGGGCTTCATCGACGAGGTCCGAACGCTGCGAGGCAGAAGTGACTTGCACGCGGAACTGCCGTCTATACGGGCAGTGGGATATCGGCAGGTCTGGGACTATCTCGACGGCAAGCTGTCTGAGAATGAGATGCGTGAACGCGGTATCATTGCCACGCGCCAGCTGGCCAAGCGCCAATTCACCTGGCTGCGCGGCTGGCACGACGTACACTGGCTGGATAGCCTGGCCTGCGACAATCTGTCCCGCACCTTGAAATACCTGGGGACCGTCTCCATATTGAGCTGA
- the mutL gene encoding DNA mismatch repair endonuclease MutL: MSGGSRIQLLSPRLANQIAAGEVVERPASVAKELLENSLDSGARRIEVEVEQGGVKLLRVRDNGSGIAPDDLPLALARHATSKIRELEDLEGVLSLGFRGEALASISSVARLTLTSRTAEASEAWQVETEGRDMLPRVQPAAHPVGTSVEVRDLFFNTPARRKFLKAEKTEFDHLQEVIRRLALARFDVGFHLRHNGKTIFSLHEAVDEMARARRVGTICGPGFLEQALPLDVERNGLRLWGWVGLPTFSRSQADLQYFFVNGRAVRDKLVAHAVRQAYRDVLFNGRHPTFVLFLECDPTGVDVNVHPTKHEVRFREGRMVHDFLYGTLHRALADVRPEDQLAAPAAASEMVRPSGQQAGEFGPQGEMRLASPMLEQPQGEQRSTFSAGSGAGYQYQYTPRPSQPLNVGEAQAAYREFYAPLDNASAAPSSLPQSQGDIPPLGYALAQLKGIYILAENAVGLVLVDMHAAHERIMYERLKVAMASEGLSGQPLLVPESLALSQREADCAEEHAQWFQRLGFELQRLGPETLAIRQIPALLKQAEANRLVQDVLADLMEYGTSDRIQAHLNELLGTMACHGAVRANRRLAIAEMNALLRDMENTERSGQCNHGRPTWTQMGLDDLDKLFLRGR, encoded by the coding sequence ATGAGTGGCGGTTCGCGCATCCAGCTGCTCAGCCCGCGGCTGGCCAACCAGATCGCCGCCGGCGAGGTGGTCGAGCGCCCCGCCTCGGTGGCCAAGGAGCTGCTGGAGAACAGCCTGGACTCCGGTGCCCGGCGCATCGAGGTCGAGGTCGAACAGGGCGGCGTGAAGCTGCTGCGGGTGCGCGACAACGGCAGTGGCATCGCCCCCGATGACCTGCCGCTGGCCTTGGCGCGCCACGCCACCAGCAAGATCCGCGAGCTCGAGGACCTCGAAGGCGTGCTCAGCCTGGGCTTTCGCGGTGAGGCGCTGGCATCGATCAGCTCGGTGGCACGCCTGACCCTGACTTCGCGCACCGCCGAGGCCAGTGAAGCCTGGCAGGTGGAGACCGAAGGCCGCGACATGCTCCCGCGGGTGCAGCCCGCGGCGCACCCGGTCGGCACCTCGGTGGAAGTGCGCGACCTGTTCTTCAATACCCCGGCCCGACGCAAGTTCCTCAAGGCCGAGAAGACCGAGTTCGATCACCTGCAGGAAGTGATCCGGCGCCTGGCGCTGGCGCGTTTCGACGTCGGTTTCCACCTGCGGCACAACGGCAAGACCATCTTCAGCCTGCACGAAGCCGTCGACGAGATGGCCCGGGCGCGGCGCGTCGGCACCATTTGCGGCCCGGGTTTCCTCGAGCAGGCACTGCCGCTCGACGTCGAGCGCAACGGCTTGCGCCTGTGGGGCTGGGTTGGCCTGCCGACCTTCTCGCGCAGCCAGGCCGACCTGCAGTACTTCTTCGTCAACGGCCGCGCCGTGCGCGACAAGCTGGTCGCCCACGCCGTGCGCCAGGCCTATCGCGACGTGCTGTTCAATGGCCGTCACCCGACCTTCGTGTTGTTCCTCGAGTGCGACCCGACCGGCGTGGACGTCAACGTCCACCCCACCAAGCACGAAGTGCGCTTCCGTGAAGGGCGCATGGTCCACGACTTCCTCTATGGCACCTTGCACCGGGCCCTGGCCGATGTGCGCCCGGAAGACCAGCTCGCGGCCCCGGCGGCGGCGAGCGAAATGGTCCGCCCCAGCGGCCAGCAGGCCGGCGAGTTCGGCCCCCAGGGCGAGATGCGCCTGGCCTCGCCGATGCTCGAGCAGCCCCAGGGCGAGCAACGCTCGACGTTCTCCGCAGGCTCGGGTGCGGGCTATCAGTACCAGTACACGCCGCGGCCTTCGCAGCCATTGAACGTCGGCGAGGCCCAGGCGGCCTATCGCGAATTCTACGCGCCGCTGGACAACGCCAGCGCCGCGCCCAGCAGCCTGCCGCAAAGCCAGGGCGACATTCCGCCGTTGGGCTACGCCCTGGCCCAGCTCAAGGGTATCTACATCCTGGCCGAAAACGCCGTCGGCCTGGTGCTGGTGGACATGCACGCGGCCCATGAACGCATCATGTACGAGCGCCTCAAGGTGGCCATGGCCAGCGAAGGCCTGAGCGGCCAGCCGCTGTTGGTGCCGGAGTCGCTGGCGCTGAGCCAGCGCGAAGCCGACTGCGCCGAGGAGCACGCCCAGTGGTTCCAGCGCCTGGGCTTCGAGCTGCAGCGCCTGGGCCCCGAGACCCTGGCGATCCGCCAGATTCCTGCGCTGCTCAAGCAGGCCGAGGCCAACCGCCTGGTCCAGGACGTGCTCGCCGACCTCATGGAGTACGGCACCAGCGACCGTATCCAGGCGCACCTCAACGAGCTGCTCGGGACCATGGCCTGCCACGGCGCGGTGCGTGCCAACCGGCGCCTGGCCATCGCGGAAATGAACGCGCTGCTGCGCGACATGGAAAACACCGAGCGCAGCGGCCAGTGCAACCATGGCCGGCCGACCTGGACCCAGATGGGCCTGGACGACCTGGACAAGCTGTTCCTGCGGGGCCGATAA
- the hfq gene encoding RNA chaperone Hfq, producing MSKGHSLQDPYLNTLRKEKVPVSIYLVNGIKLQGQIESFDQFVVLLKNTVSQMVYKHAISTVVPARPVRLPSPTDADHGDSEPGNA from the coding sequence ATGTCAAAAGGGCATTCGCTACAAGACCCTTACTTGAACACCTTGAGAAAAGAAAAAGTCCCGGTTTCGATCTATCTGGTCAACGGGATCAAGCTGCAGGGCCAGATCGAATCCTTCGACCAGTTCGTTGTGCTGCTGAAGAACACCGTCAGCCAGATGGTCTACAAGCACGCCATTTCGACCGTCGTCCCTGCCCGTCCGGTTCGCCTGCCAAGCCCGACTGATGCCGATCACGGCGATAGCGAGCCAGGCAACGCTTGA